One part of the Palaemon carinicauda isolate YSFRI2023 chromosome 23, ASM3689809v2, whole genome shotgun sequence genome encodes these proteins:
- the LOC137617625 gene encoding cylicin-2-like has protein sequence METFKEIDKESESQKGTFKEIDKESESQKGNFKEIDKESESNKGAFKEIDKESKSQKVTFKEIDKESESQKGTFKEIDKESESQKVTFKEIDKESESQKGTFKEIDKESESQKVTFKEIDKESESQKGTFKEIDKESKSQKGTFKEIDKESESQKVTFKEIDKESESQKGTFKEIDKESESQKVTFKEIDKESESQKGTFKEIDKESESQKGAFKEIDKESESQKGTFKEIDKESESQKGTFKEIDKESESQKGTFKEIDKESKSQKGRFK, from the exons ATGGAAAcctttaaagaaattgataaagaatCAGAATCCCAGAAGGGAAcctttaaagaaattgataaagaatCAGAATCCCAGAAGGGAAactttaaagaaattgataaagaatCAGAATCCAATAAGGGAGCCTttaaagaaatagataaagaatCAAAATCCCAGAAGGTAAcctttaaagaaattgataaagaatCAGAATCTCAGAAGGGAAcctttaaagaaattgataaagaatCAGAATCCCAGAAGGTAAcctttaaagaaattgataaagaatCAGAATCCCAGAAGGGAAcctttaaagaaattgataaagaatCAGAATCCCAGAAGGTAAcctttaaagaaattgataaagaatCAGAATCCCAGAAGGGAAcctttaaagaaattgataaagaatCAAAATCCCAGAAG GGAAcctttaaagaaattgataaagaatCAGAATCCCAGAAGGTAAcctttaaagaaattgataaagaatCAGAATCCCAGAAGGGAAcctttaaagaaattgataaagaatCAGAATCCCAGAAG GTAAcctttaaagaaattgataaagaatCAGAATCCCAGAAGGGAAcctttaaagaaattgataaagaatCAGAATCCCAGAAGGGAGcctttaaagaaattgataaagaatCAGAATCCCAGAAGGGAAcctttaaagaaattgataaagaatCAGAATCCCAGAAGGGAAcctttaaagaaattgataaagaatCAGAATCCCAGAAGGGAAcctttaaagaaattgataaagaatCAAAATCCCAGAAGGGAAGatttaaataa